Genomic DNA from Paenibacillus sp. MBLB1832:
GCAGCTTCGCGCCTCAAGAGGCGTAACAAAACGAGCGAATAGTGTACTAGCCATAGGCGGATATCCACCTGAACCTGATTGGTTACAGCGTGTTGAACAATTTTATCATAATCAAGATTTGCCCGCTATTTTTCATATCAGTCCCGCTTCACCCGCAACCTTGGATGCCTATCTGCAAGAACAAGGGTATGTAATTGATACGCCATGTCTGATCATGACCGCTGAGAGTCAAACCGTTCTTCAGTTCGCTGAGGAAAGATTAAAGTCACAGTATGTAGACGCCAGTGATCTCCAAATAGACATCTCCCCTGTGGCAACAGCCGCTTGGCTGGAGGCTTTTCTACGACTCGAACAATTTCCCGATACACGTATGAGCTTCTATCGAGGGTTAAGTGAGCGAATGCCTGCTCCAAAGGCTTTCATTACCTTGCTGGAACATGGACAGGTTGTTGCATTAGGAACAGCTCTTGTCGAGGGAGACTGGGCAGGATTCGTCAATGTCATTGTTGATGAAGCTTACCGCGGTAAAGGGTACGGCTACGCGATACTTCATGCCCTGACAGCTTGGAGTATGGTTAATGGCGCAACTCAGCAGTATTTACAAGTGATCACATCCAATGTGCCTGCAGTCACCTTATACGAGAAACTAAGCTATCGATCGGTATATGGCTATCATTATCGTGTGAAGTATGATATTCCCTCTCTTGTATCATCCTAAGGAGGAATTTTTAGGATGAAAGGAGTCGTAAGGAATGTCTTCCACGACGAAAGAGAAGCCCGTTTTCCCCCCTCAGCATCAGAACCAGCAGCCTGGCATTGAATCTCAAATGAATCCACTGCCTGAATTTGAGAAAGCCAGCTACAAGCCTGCTGGGAAGCTCCAAGATAAGGTTGCGATTATCACGGGAGGCGACAGTGGCATTGGACGTGCCGTCGCCGTGGCCTATGCCAAAGAGGGTGCCGATGTGATGATTGTGTATCTCAATGAGCATGGCGATGCCGAAGAAACACATCGACATGTGGAACAAGCGGGCCGCAAATGCGTGCATGTCGCTGGGGATATTGGCGATGCGAATTTCTGTAAGCTAGTTGTCGATCAAGCCGTTAAGGCATTCGGCAAGCTCGATATTTTGGTGAATAATGCCGCTGAACAGCATCCGTTGCAGAGCATTGCGGATATTACACCCGAGCAGCTAGAACGAACGTTTCGCACAAATATCTTTTCGTTCTTCTATATGACACAAGCGGCTCTCCCACATTTAAAAGCGGGAAGTGCCATCATCAACACGGCCTCCATTACAGCCTATCACGGGCATGAGCAGCTCATCGATTACTCCGCTGCGAAGGGAGCGATCGTTACGTTCACACGCTCTCTGTCGCTGCAGCTGAACGCCAAGGGAATCCGCGTGAACGGTGTCGCACCTGGGCCGATCTGGACGCCGCTTATCCCTTCCACCTTCACGGCCCAAGAAGTCGAAGTATTCGGCTCCACGACGCCGATGAAACGCGCAGGGCAGCCAAGCGAGCTGGCGCCCAGCTATGTTTTCTTAGCCAGTGAGGATTCCTCCTACATGGCGGGACAAATTCTTCACGTCAATGGCGGCGCCATCGTGAACGGATGAATTGAAAAAGCATGACCATTCGCGGTTACCCGCTGAATGGTCATGCTTTTTCTACAGTCCTAGCTTAAGCAGCAACTTCGTTCCATACCACTTCGTATAAGCTAGCGTCTCTCTTACATCATGGTAAGGCATGAAGAGCACATCAGACTTCGTTGAGGACACATACGGCTGCTTAAATCCGATCGTTTCGGCAATATCAAGTGACCGTGAACTGTGGAATCGATGGGTCATGATGATCGAGCTAACCAAGCCTTTTTCCTCCATAATGTATTTGCTATACAGCAAATTCTCATACGTGCTTGTTGCATGCGGCTCCAGGAAAATACTTCCTTGCGGCACGCCATGACTCACCAAATAGTTGCGCATCCCTTCCGCTTCCGTTAGCTTGGAGCCATTATGGTCCAAGCCACCTGAGACGATAAGCTGTTTAAAGCGCCCCTGCTTGTACAACTCCAAGGCTAGGTCCAATCGTTCTTGCAATCCAGGACTAGGCAGATCGTTGCGCAGTGATGCACCTAGTACGATCCCGACATCTACCTGCTTAGGCAGTGTTTGATTAGTCCCTAGCTGCACTTTCCACTGAATGAAGATGATCCATGCAACGACAATCGCGAAGGCGACCAGCGCCACTTGAAACAACCGCACGAAAGTCTTCATTATAGGAGATCGTTTCATGCCTTTGCGCGAACTGGCTTTCTTATTGGCAGATGAGGATGCTTGAGGTTGGCTCGCGAGTTGTTTTCTGTTCATGCTGGGCTTAACCGTCATCCTTCCCTACTCCTTATCTAGAAATGCGCTTATTTGCTTGAACAACATAGGCGCATCCTCACTTAAGCAAATTAAATGATCGGATCTCGCATGCCAATGAAGCTCTCGTTGACCTCGGACCTTGCTGTAAATATAGCGAGCGCTCTGAGGATGAATCACTTGATCTCTCTCCGACTGTGCGATAAGCGTCGGCTTATTCACGAGGCTCAATTCAGGTTTCAAGTGCCGTACTAACCGTGTAAATTGCCAGGTGGCAAGCAACGGTGTCGATTTGGCCTTCACAAGACTGATTTTGCGCTGATACTTCCACTCATCCCGAATGACATTCAGAAGTCTTCCTGGACTCACATAAATGACCGCGGTATTGAGTAAAATCAGTTTCCTTACCGGATAGCGAATGGATAAATACGCCGCCAGCAATCCCCCCATCGAGAAACCTACCATATCAAAAGAGCCGTAAGTCGCCGTCATTTGCTCGGCATGCCGTTCCGCTGCCTGTACCCAATCTTCCCAGCGGGTCGTTAGCAGCTGTTGCTGGTTCTGCCCATTCCAAGGGAGCATAGGCACCTCACATAGTTGGCCGCGCTCTCGCAAATGCCGAGCAAGCGGCTCTACTTCATAAGGTCCACCTGTAAATCCATGGAACAATAAGCATGGCTGTTTCATGAGATCCACTCCTATCCTGCTTGAAATAGTGGTGCAATGCTTACTCTTAGTTTATTTTTCTTTGATGGAAATGGTGTTAATTGTCACTTTTTCTTTTGGTTTGCTCGGTGTAGCTTCGCCGCCCATTTCAACAGGTGTTTCAGCAATTTTCGTAATGGTTGCCAAACCTTCTGCTGTGACTTTACCGAAAATGGTATAATTCGGCTGCTTATTCAACGACGCGCAATCCGCTCCGGAACAAATAAAAAACTGGCTTCCATTCGTGTTCGGCCCCGAATTCGCCATCGCTACCGTACCTGGCTCGTAAGTGTGTGTTGTTTTCAACTCATCGGCAAATTTATAGCCAGGACCGCCCATGCCTGTCCCTTGCGGATCGCCGGTTTGAATCATAAACGTCTTGATAATACGGTGGAACGTAACATTGTTATAGAAGCCTTCCTTCGATAAGAAGACAAAGTTGTTCACCGTTTTCGGTGCTTCTTTCGCATAAAGGTCGATCGTGAAAGTTCCTTTCGATGTCGTCACTTCGGCTTGATACGTTTTATTAGGATCAATCGTCATGTCAGGCGCTTTGCTCCATTGCTTGCCAGCAGTCGTAGAAGCGGCTGGTGTCGCAGCAGCAGGAGTTGTCGCTTTTGCCGTCGATGCTGGTGTCGCCGTCGCAGCAGGCTTATTGCCGCAGCCCGATGCAAGGATCGTTAAACTAAGCAAAGTGATGGGTAGAAGCCATTTGGTCGATAAAAGCTTGGATGATTGGCGCATTTGTCGTAATTCCTCCATTGTTTAAATTAACGGTGCTGTAACGCTGGATAGCCCTACAGCACACGCATGATTAAATTGTTTCTTTAGCCACCGTTCTTCGGCTGCTCCTCATTCGTCTTCACTCCAGGTTGCGGGGTTGGACTTGGTTTGGGACTTGTCGAAGGCGATGGACTTGGACTCGTTTCTGCACCGGGCTTGGTCGTTACACTTGGCGATGGAACAGGCTTGCCGCTTGGTGAAGGTATCGGTTCTTTACCATTACCAGGCGAAGGGGAAGGCGAAATCACCGGCGATGGCATTGGGCTACCATTTGGCTGTGTCGTATCCTTCGGAATTTCAACAGCTGCTACGTTAGACTTCACACCTTGCGTATTGTTATCCAAATTAATCGGTACCACGTAGTACTGATAGGATTCGCCCGGGTTTACCGTTGTATCCTCAATTTGAGCCTTCGGCGTTTGAACGATCATCTTCGCCTCGGCCTCTGTGGACGCTTTGCGATACAATTGGTACCCAACTTTATCGCCAAGCGATGTCCAGCCAATTTTCACTAATTTCGTTTCGGGCACATAGACGGCCGTTACATCCGAAATGCCGCTAGGCGGTTCCGTCAAATCCGGCACATTCGAAGGCTTCACGAAATTGGTAACGGGTTTTCCTTCTAATGATTTGGACATGACCTCTTTGAAAATAGCTGCCGTGCTTCCGCTTCCAACAGTCACATAGTGCTTGGAATCGACTTTATCGAAGCCTTCCCACACAGCCGCTGTCCATTCTGGCGTATAGCCAACGAACCAGACATCGCGGTCATACTGCTCAATCCCTTTAATATCTAGCCCTGTTGATCCCGTTTTACCCGCAACAGGTCGGTTGAACTTCGCTTTGACCCCAGTACCGCCCGTTTCTACGACACCTTGCAGGAGCAAGGTCATATAGTAGGCGGT
This window encodes:
- a CDS encoding alpha/beta hydrolase, whose amino-acid sequence is MKQPCLLFHGFTGGPYEVEPLARHLRERGQLCEVPMLPWNGQNQQQLLTTRWEDWVQAAERHAEQMTATYGSFDMVGFSMGGLLAAYLSIRYPVRKLILLNTAVIYVSPGRLLNVIRDEWKYQRKISLVKAKSTPLLATWQFTRLVRHLKPELSLVNKPTLIAQSERDQVIHPQSARYIYSKVRGQRELHWHARSDHLICLSEDAPMLFKQISAFLDKE
- a CDS encoding SDR family oxidoreductase; this encodes MSSTTKEKPVFPPQHQNQQPGIESQMNPLPEFEKASYKPAGKLQDKVAIITGGDSGIGRAVAVAYAKEGADVMIVYLNEHGDAEETHRHVEQAGRKCVHVAGDIGDANFCKLVVDQAVKAFGKLDILVNNAAEQHPLQSIADITPEQLERTFRTNIFSFFYMTQAALPHLKAGSAIINTASITAYHGHEQLIDYSAAKGAIVTFTRSLSLQLNAKGIRVNGVAPGPIWTPLIPSTFTAQEVEVFGSTTPMKRAGQPSELAPSYVFLASEDSSYMAGQILHVNGGAIVNG
- a CDS encoding GNAT family N-acetyltransferase; this encodes MVMQQHFYEQLDVIAANTWPAETCSTLGQWQLRASRGVTKRANSVLAIGGYPPEPDWLQRVEQFYHNQDLPAIFHISPASPATLDAYLQEQGYVIDTPCLIMTAESQTVLQFAEERLKSQYVDASDLQIDISPVATAAWLEAFLRLEQFPDTRMSFYRGLSERMPAPKAFITLLEHGQVVALGTALVEGDWAGFVNVIVDEAYRGKGYGYAILHALTAWSMVNGATQQYLQVITSNVPAVTLYEKLSYRSVYGYHYRVKYDIPSLVSS
- a CDS encoding peptidylprolyl isomerase — translated: MRQSSKLLSTKWLLPITLLSLTILASGCGNKPAATATPASTAKATTPAAATPAASTTAGKQWSKAPDMTIDPNKTYQAEVTTSKGTFTIDLYAKEAPKTVNNFVFLSKEGFYNNVTFHRIIKTFMIQTGDPQGTGMGGPGYKFADELKTTHTYEPGTVAMANSGPNTNGSQFFICSGADCASLNKQPNYTIFGKVTAEGLATITKIAETPVEMGGEATPSKPKEKVTINTISIKEK
- a CDS encoding YdcF family protein — encoded protein: MTVKPSMNRKQLASQPQASSSANKKASSRKGMKRSPIMKTFVRLFQVALVAFAIVVAWIIFIQWKVQLGTNQTLPKQVDVGIVLGASLRNDLPSPGLQERLDLALELYKQGRFKQLIVSGGLDHNGSKLTEAEGMRNYLVSHGVPQGSIFLEPHATSTYENLLYSKYIMEEKGLVSSIIMTHRFHSSRSLDIAETIGFKQPYVSSTKSDVLFMPYHDVRETLAYTKWYGTKLLLKLGL